Proteins found in one bacterium genomic segment:
- the dnaN gene encoding DNA polymerase III subunit beta, with product MHLKCSQDNLLRAVQTVGRAISPRASMPILGNVLVETSKNGVKLAATDLELGIEAYVSGTVKEGGAVTLPARILTDIVTNLPEAPLEMVVAEGESKAVITSENVRFEILGLPASDFPLMPSGEGNVVVKFDAGLLRTMIRQTSFAVSTDETRPFLTGVYLVVDGDQGHLVATDGGRLAVRRAKMGGAGRGKVTAIVPSKTMAELVRVLGSVEGEVSVASHDNQLIFSLPGMRFVSRLIAGQFPNYEQVIPKEFKQRITVGTERLLRGVRRASITAKDSANVVRLNAAEGTLTISSNTPDVGKAQEDIEVRVEGDAIPVAFNAKFLMDALTNIDAPDVHFDLTGSLSPGALHPTDNTDYVYVLAPVRVYS from the coding sequence ATGCACCTCAAATGCTCTCAAGACAATCTTTTGAGAGCGGTGCAAACCGTTGGCCGCGCCATCTCGCCACGGGCTAGTATGCCTATTCTCGGCAACGTACTCGTCGAAACGAGTAAAAACGGCGTGAAGCTCGCCGCTACGGATCTCGAGCTCGGTATTGAGGCCTACGTCTCTGGAACAGTCAAAGAAGGCGGTGCCGTTACTCTTCCGGCACGGATTCTTACCGATATAGTGACGAACCTACCGGAGGCACCCTTGGAAATGGTGGTTGCCGAGGGTGAATCCAAAGCGGTTATTACCTCCGAAAACGTGCGGTTTGAGATCTTAGGGCTACCAGCCAGCGATTTCCCGTTGATGCCATCCGGCGAAGGCAATGTCGTTGTTAAATTTGACGCCGGATTGCTACGAACGATGATTCGTCAAACCAGTTTTGCCGTATCGACTGATGAAACCAGACCGTTCCTGACCGGTGTTTACCTCGTTGTGGACGGTGACCAAGGACACTTGGTCGCGACGGACGGAGGCCGGTTGGCGGTGCGGCGCGCCAAGATGGGCGGCGCCGGCCGGGGTAAAGTTACGGCGATCGTGCCGAGTAAGACGATGGCGGAGCTGGTGAGGGTACTCGGCTCGGTTGAAGGCGAAGTCTCGGTGGCGTCTCACGACAACCAACTCATCTTTTCGCTTCCGGGTATGCGGTTTGTGTCGAGACTGATCGCCGGGCAGTTCCCGAATTATGAACAGGTGATCCCAAAAGAGTTCAAGCAGCGGATCACGGTCGGTACCGAACGGCTGCTGCGCGGTGTGCGCCGGGCCAGCATCACGGCGAAGGATTCCGCCAATGTGGTGCGCCTCAACGCCGCGGAGGGCACGCTCACGATCTCTTCCAACACGCCGGATGTTGGGAAGGCGCAGGAGGACATCGAGGTCCGTGTCGAGGGCGACGCGATTCCGGTTGCGTTCAACGCGAAGTTTCTCATGGACGCGTTGACGAACATCGATGCGCCGGACGTCCACTTCGATCTCACCGGATCGCTCAGCCCGGGCGCGCTGCACCCGACCGACAACACCGACTATGTCTACGTCCTCGCGCCCGTTCGGGTCTATTCGTAG
- the dnaA gene encoding chromosomal replication initiator protein DnaA: MDVQSITAGQVWQEALTRIESQLSKPSFEAFLKAMQPLALEQDVFVFSVPSAFAKEWLEGRYRGLITETLREVLTRGVDIRFIVTESDQNGQNTRTAPTQSVARIDAATAGIPVEARHLAGKYTFDTFVVGAGNRFAHAAAKAVAEAPARAYNPLFIYGGVGLGKTHLLQAIGHYVLTHSPSARAMYVSSERFTNDLINAIRDDKMVEFRHRYRNVDVLAIDDIQFLAGKERTQEEFFHTFNTLHESSRQLIISSDRAPREIPTLEDRLRSRFEWGLIADIQPPDYETRVAILRKKAEKDKIVVPDEVAQYIAQRISSNIRELEGALSRLRAHAEMTRTPISVDLATDVLKELLPQARVRPVTIPAIQRAVAEFFGIRIEEMKAKRRTKGVAFPRQVAMYLCRELTDASLPRIGEEFGGRDHTTVMHACDRVKHALAEDTHLNAGVQSLVESFRTERAGSRG; encoded by the coding sequence ATGGACGTACAGAGCATTACAGCCGGCCAGGTCTGGCAGGAAGCCCTTACCCGGATCGAGAGCCAGCTCAGCAAGCCGAGTTTTGAAGCGTTTCTCAAAGCCATGCAGCCGCTCGCGCTCGAGCAGGACGTGTTCGTATTCTCGGTGCCGAGCGCGTTCGCGAAGGAATGGCTGGAGGGCCGCTACCGCGGCCTCATCACGGAGACGCTGCGCGAGGTCCTGACCCGGGGCGTGGACATTCGCTTCATCGTCACGGAGAGCGACCAGAACGGACAAAACACCCGCACCGCGCCGACACAGTCCGTCGCCCGCATCGACGCGGCCACGGCCGGGATCCCTGTCGAAGCGCGCCACCTCGCCGGGAAATACACGTTCGACACCTTCGTCGTCGGCGCCGGTAACCGTTTCGCCCACGCCGCGGCCAAGGCCGTCGCGGAGGCGCCGGCCCGTGCGTACAATCCTTTGTTCATCTACGGCGGCGTCGGTCTCGGTAAGACCCACCTGCTTCAGGCAATCGGGCACTACGTCCTGACCCATTCACCGTCAGCGCGTGCGATGTACGTCTCCTCGGAACGGTTCACGAACGACCTGATCAACGCGATCCGCGACGACAAAATGGTGGAGTTCCGCCACCGGTACCGCAATGTCGACGTGCTCGCGATCGACGACATCCAGTTCCTGGCCGGAAAGGAACGCACCCAGGAAGAGTTCTTCCATACCTTCAACACCCTGCACGAGTCGAGCCGGCAGCTCATCATCAGCAGCGACCGGGCGCCCAGGGAGATTCCGACCCTCGAAGACCGACTGCGCTCGCGGTTCGAATGGGGCCTCATCGCGGACATCCAACCGCCGGATTACGAGACCCGCGTCGCGATTCTTCGCAAGAAGGCCGAAAAGGACAAAATCGTTGTGCCCGACGAGGTCGCGCAGTACATCGCCCAGCGGATCTCGTCCAACATCCGCGAGCTCGAGGGAGCGCTCAGCCGGCTGCGCGCCCACGCCGAAATGACGCGGACGCCGATCTCGGTGGATCTCGCGACCGATGTGCTAAAGGAGCTTCTGCCGCAGGCACGGGTACGTCCGGTCACCATTCCGGCGATCCAACGCGCCGTCGCGGAGTTTTTCGGGATTCGCATCGAGGAAATGAAGGCGAAGCGGCGGACCAAGGGTGTTGCCTTTCCCCGCCAGGTTGCCATGTATCTCTGCCGGGAACTGACCGACGCGTCGCTACCCCGTATCGGCGAGGAGTTCGGCGGGCGGGACCACACCACGGTCATGCACGCCTGCGATCGTGTAAAGCACGCGCTGGCCGAAGATACCCATCTGAACGCCGGTGTCCAAAGTCTTGTGGAAAGCTTCCGGACCGAACGGGCGGGTAGTCGGGGATAG
- a CDS encoding ATP-binding protein, which translates to MEDFFLRLVSQRGDGTSDQAQAPEVRVAIYDSPLAPPQIITLSSQDFNELIGELSARTHRYARERGGRIPFVVIKEIVENLIHAYFKDAVVSIMGDGNTIRISDQGPGIPENARDRAFEPGFTTATRDMRRFIKGVGSGLPVAKEQLAFLGGAITIDENLRGGTVVTLKVGPAAPAAEAPAAPRQTPAARPAAAADTARLTDRQKKILLLIAEIGAAGPSTIAKELGMSHSTAFRELSALQQMRLLTVGTADPGKRTLTGEGVAFLGSVFKA; encoded by the coding sequence ATGGAAGACTTCTTCCTGCGGCTCGTGTCTCAACGAGGAGACGGAACGTCGGACCAGGCGCAGGCGCCTGAGGTTCGCGTCGCCATCTACGATTCGCCGCTCGCACCGCCGCAGATCATCACCCTTTCTTCTCAGGACTTTAACGAGCTGATCGGCGAATTGTCTGCGCGAACGCACCGTTACGCGCGAGAGCGCGGCGGGCGCATCCCCTTCGTCGTGATCAAGGAGATCGTGGAGAACCTCATTCACGCCTATTTCAAAGACGCGGTCGTCTCGATCATGGGCGACGGCAACACGATCCGGATCTCGGATCAGGGACCCGGCATCCCCGAGAACGCCAGGGATCGCGCGTTCGAGCCCGGGTTCACCACCGCGACGCGCGACATGCGGCGGTTCATCAAGGGCGTCGGGTCCGGCTTGCCGGTTGCGAAGGAACAGCTCGCGTTTCTCGGCGGCGCGATCACGATCGACGAGAACCTGCGCGGCGGCACGGTCGTCACGCTCAAAGTCGGTCCGGCCGCCCCGGCGGCGGAAGCGCCCGCCGCGCCTCGACAGACACCCGCCGCGCGACCCGCCGCCGCGGCGGACACCGCGCGCCTCACCGACCGTCAGAAGAAGATCCTACTGCTGATCGCCGAGATCGGCGCGGCCGGTCCGTCCACGATCGCGAAAGAACTCGGGATGAGCCACAGCACCGCATTTCGCGAGCTGTCCGCGCTGCAGCAGATGCGTCTGCTGACGGTCGGCACCGCCGATCCGGGGAAGCGGACGCTCACCGGGGAGGGCGTCGCGTTCCTCGGCTCCGTCTTCAAGGCGTAG
- the rpmH gene encoding 50S ribosomal protein L34: MKRTFQPNRRRRARTHGFRVRMRTPGGRNVLRRRRQRGRRRLSPA; this comes from the coding sequence GTGAAGCGTACCTTTCAACCAAACCGCAGGCGCCGCGCCCGGACGCACGGGTTCCGGGTACGGATGCGCACGCCGGGGGGCCGCAATGTGCTGCGCCGCCGCCGCCAGCGCGGACGGCGCCGTCTCTCACCCGCGTAG
- the rnpA gene encoding ribonuclease P protein component produces MCCAAAASADGAVSHPRSRPSAAGPTRPPGRLVSRADFSRVYREGRRYAGETLALYVRSTDGVRRVGVTAGRGLGGAVIRNRAKRRLREAYRRIEARLCATGDLVLVARSAAVNAGFAEIMREMEALCAAGRLLCGAT; encoded by the coding sequence ATGTGCTGCGCCGCCGCCGCCAGCGCGGACGGCGCCGTCTCTCACCCGCGTAGCCGGCCAAGCGCCGCCGGCCCGACGCGGCCGCCCGGCCGCTTGGTGTCGCGAGCGGATTTTTCCCGAGTGTACCGCGAGGGGCGCCGCTATGCCGGAGAAACGCTGGCGCTGTACGTCCGCTCGACGGACGGCGTGCGCCGGGTCGGTGTGACGGCGGGCCGCGGTCTCGGCGGTGCCGTGATTCGGAACCGAGCAAAGCGTCGTCTGAGGGAAGCGTACCGGCGGATCGAGGCGCGGCTGTGCGCCACGGGGGATCTTGTGCTGGTCGCGAGGTCCGCGGCGGTCAACGCCGGGTTTGCCGAGATCATGCGTGAAATGGAAGCGCTTTGCGCTGCGGGGCGGCTGCTGTGCGGCGCGACGTAG
- the yidD gene encoding membrane protein insertion efficiency factor YidD, which produces MRRDVGRVVGVGVIRGYQRWISRFLPPSCRFTPSCSEYALEAIERYGIARGSCLALLRILRCHPFHPGGYDPVPDRREPGRPNVA; this is translated from the coding sequence GTGCGGCGCGACGTAGGCCGGGTGGTAGGGGTCGGCGTGATCCGCGGGTACCAGCGCTGGATCTCGAGATTCCTCCCGCCGTCCTGCCGGTTTACCCCCTCGTGCTCGGAGTACGCCCTCGAGGCGATCGAGCGGTACGGAATCGCGCGCGGCTCGTGCCTCGCCCTGCTGCGGATCCTGCGCTGCCATCCCTTCCATCCGGGCGGCTACGATCCGGTCCCGGACCGGCGCGAACCAGGGAGGCCTAACGTTGCATAA
- a CDS encoding YidC/Oxa1 family membrane protein insertase: MHNPFVPWLGSALAALYRLTHDYTLSVILLTLIVKAVIHPLTRVQLRSMKAMQVLTPHMEQLRRKHKDDPKSLNQEMMALYRAHNVNPMMGCLPMIVQLPVLWGLFALLSNRALFGNATVIGMPWLGLAERPMQRVLEALPSHPIYLLALIFPVLVGGTTWYQQRMSMTDPTQARLFVFMPIMFGYFALNYAVGLSIYWIVSTAAYVGEYFLVVGRPSPMVAAPPKSQAAAQARSSTPAAPTAPVGPAPAQPSGGRRASRRDRRQKGAKQA; the protein is encoded by the coding sequence TTGCATAATCCGTTCGTGCCCTGGCTCGGGAGCGCACTCGCGGCGCTGTACCGCCTCACGCACGACTACACGCTCTCGGTCATTCTGCTCACGCTGATCGTGAAAGCGGTCATCCATCCGCTCACGCGCGTCCAGCTGCGGTCGATGAAGGCGATGCAGGTGCTCACACCGCACATGGAGCAGCTGCGGCGGAAGCACAAGGACGACCCTAAGAGTCTCAACCAGGAAATGATGGCGCTCTATCGGGCCCACAACGTGAACCCGATGATGGGTTGCCTGCCGATGATCGTACAGCTGCCGGTGCTGTGGGGGCTCTTTGCGCTGCTCTCGAACCGCGCCCTGTTCGGCAATGCCACCGTGATCGGGATGCCGTGGCTGGGGCTGGCGGAGCGGCCGATGCAGCGCGTGCTCGAGGCGCTGCCGAGCCATCCCATCTACCTGCTCGCGCTGATCTTCCCGGTGCTGGTTGGGGGTACGACGTGGTACCAGCAGCGGATGAGCATGACCGATCCGACGCAGGCCCGGTTGTTTGTTTTCATGCCGATCATGTTCGGATACTTCGCGCTCAACTACGCCGTGGGGTTGTCGATCTACTGGATTGTCTCGACCGCCGCGTACGTCGGCGAGTATTTCCTGGTTGTCGGCAGGCCGTCTCCGATGGTGGCGGCACCGCCAAAGTCTCAGGCGGCCGCACAGGCGCGCTCCTCGACGCCGGCGGCTCCTACGGCACCGGTCGGCCCGGCACCGGCACAGCCGTCCGGCGGGAGGCGCGCGAGCCGCCGCGACCGGCGTCAGAAGGGGGCGAAGCAGGCGTGA
- the jag gene encoding RNA-binding cell elongation regulator Jag/EloR has translation MNSAEGAGRTVEEAIRTALRALGAKREDVDLMVLDEGSRGVLGLGSREARVRVTLLSAIEAGEAQEGVAAPVDTGDDPVAVARRVTASLLDTMGIGASVMARAEDGGVAVTVTGPQLAPLIGRHGQTLEALDLLVNLMTTRQLGHRVQVAVDAERYRERRRETLSALTRRVVSRVRRDGQPAPLDPMPASERRFIHTMLAEDPNVMTYSEGEGADRHIVIAPRGGAVPAGSSSRRGAPPADDEASEDTDT, from the coding sequence GTGAACTCCGCAGAGGGCGCCGGGCGCACGGTGGAAGAGGCGATCCGCACCGCGCTCCGCGCGCTCGGCGCGAAGCGCGAAGACGTCGACCTCATGGTGCTGGACGAAGGGAGTCGCGGCGTGCTCGGCCTCGGCTCGCGGGAAGCGCGAGTCCGCGTGACGCTGCTTTCGGCGATCGAGGCGGGCGAAGCTCAAGAGGGGGTCGCCGCGCCGGTCGACACGGGGGACGATCCCGTCGCGGTGGCGCGGCGCGTGACGGCGTCGCTGCTCGACACCATGGGCATCGGCGCGTCCGTCATGGCGCGCGCCGAGGACGGCGGCGTGGCGGTCACCGTGACCGGTCCGCAGCTCGCGCCGCTGATCGGCCGGCACGGCCAGACGCTCGAGGCGCTCGACCTCCTCGTCAATCTGATGACGACACGCCAGCTCGGTCATCGCGTGCAGGTCGCCGTCGATGCGGAGCGGTATCGCGAGCGGCGGCGCGAAACGCTGTCCGCCCTGACACGTCGCGTCGTGAGCCGCGTCCGGCGGGACGGCCAGCCGGCGCCGCTCGATCCGATGCCGGCCTCGGAGCGGCGGTTCATTCACACGATGCTCGCTGAAGACCCCAACGTCATGACCTACAGCGAAGGCGAGGGCGCCGACCGCCATATCGTCATCGCGCCGCGCGGCGGCGCGGTACCTGCCGGCTCGTCTTCCCGTCGCGGTGCGCCGCCCGCGGACGACGAGGCGTCGGAAGACACGGACACCTAA
- the rsmG gene encoding 16S rRNA (guanine(527)-N(7))-methyltransferase RsmG, which produces MPSPRTSRGSDLTIPAAAAGLGLSLSVDQQSRLDRYLALVDDWRGRVQLTGVDPADTPSVLVVGALCVVPYLPGSGILIDLGSGAGVPGIPVAVMRPCLRVMLADSERKKVAFLEIVLRELELPNVDVTQARAEDLGRDAAHRGRADVVTARALAPVRVLAEYALPLLRIGGKAVLPKGRGALGEVRAAARALHRLGGEADLHEPSASFCSPVVVLRKTAPTPSAYPRRAGTPERHPL; this is translated from the coding sequence GTGCCGAGTCCGCGAACGTCTCGCGGATCGGACCTTACCATTCCGGCGGCCGCCGCCGGCCTCGGGCTGTCACTCTCCGTCGACCAGCAGTCTCGTCTCGACCGTTACCTCGCGCTCGTCGACGATTGGCGCGGCCGCGTGCAGCTGACCGGCGTGGATCCCGCCGATACGCCGTCGGTGCTCGTCGTGGGTGCGCTGTGCGTCGTCCCGTACCTCCCGGGGTCGGGTATCCTGATCGATCTCGGCAGCGGTGCCGGCGTGCCGGGGATCCCGGTCGCGGTGATGCGTCCGTGCCTTCGCGTGATGCTGGCGGACTCGGAGCGTAAGAAGGTTGCGTTTCTCGAGATCGTCCTCCGCGAGCTCGAGCTTCCGAACGTCGACGTGACGCAGGCACGCGCTGAGGACCTCGGACGCGACGCCGCACATCGCGGGCGCGCGGACGTGGTTACGGCGCGGGCGCTCGCGCCCGTGCGGGTGCTGGCGGAGTACGCGTTGCCGCTGTTACGGATCGGCGGGAAAGCGGTGTTGCCGAAGGGCCGCGGCGCGCTGGGCGAAGTGCGCGCCGCGGCCCGCGCGCTGCATCGGCTCGGCGGCGAAGCCGACCTGCACGAACCGTCCGCGTCGTTTTGTTCGCCCGTCGTTGTGCTGCGGAAGACGGCGCCGACGCCTTCGGCCTATCCCCGGCGCGCTGGTACACCCGAGCGGCATCCCCTTTAG
- a CDS encoding ParA family protein, with product MFAIVNQKGGVGKSTTAVNLGASLASLGHRILLVDMDPQGNCTSGAGISKAALDASTYDAVVMNSPLAGVIVRTPTERLEIAPADARLAAAEVELVPQIARESKLKTALAGVRDRYDVILIDCPPSLGLLTVNALTAAEACLIPVQCEYYALEGLTQLVETIGLVRRHLNPGLRVAGVLLTMVDPRTKLSDQVGEEVRRHFADLVFKSEVPRSVRLAEAPSYGQPVSTYAPTSRGAAAYTALAAEVAERFGLEWHQAVHSAAAPGPDAAREDIDGEPVPPGLNPTTIGRSDD from the coding sequence GTGTTTGCGATCGTCAACCAGAAGGGCGGCGTGGGGAAATCGACCACCGCCGTCAACCTCGGCGCCTCCCTCGCGTCGCTCGGCCACCGCATCCTCCTCGTCGACATGGATCCGCAGGGCAATTGTACGAGCGGCGCCGGCATCAGCAAGGCCGCGCTCGATGCGAGCACTTACGACGCCGTCGTGATGAACTCGCCGCTCGCCGGCGTTATCGTGCGCACGCCGACCGAGCGCCTCGAGATCGCGCCCGCGGACGCGCGCCTGGCGGCCGCCGAGGTCGAGCTCGTGCCGCAGATCGCGCGCGAGTCGAAGTTGAAGACCGCGCTCGCGGGCGTACGGGACCGGTACGACGTGATCCTCATCGACTGTCCGCCGTCGCTCGGCCTCCTGACCGTGAACGCGCTCACCGCCGCCGAGGCGTGTCTCATTCCCGTGCAGTGCGAGTACTACGCGCTCGAGGGGCTCACGCAGCTCGTCGAGACGATCGGCTTGGTGCGGCGCCACCTCAACCCCGGGCTGCGCGTGGCCGGCGTGCTGCTGACGATGGTCGATCCGCGCACGAAGCTCTCGGATCAGGTAGGCGAGGAGGTCCGGCGGCACTTCGCCGATCTGGTCTTCAAATCCGAGGTCCCGCGCAGCGTACGGCTGGCCGAAGCGCCGAGCTACGGTCAGCCCGTTTCAACCTACGCGCCTACGTCGCGCGGAGCGGCGGCGTACACCGCGCTCGCGGCCGAGGTCGCGGAGCGATTCGGCCTGGAGTGGCACCAGGCGGTCCATAGCGCGGCCGCGCCTGGACCGGACGCCGCACGCGAAGACATCGACGGGGAGCCTGTGCCGCCCGGGCTCAACCCAACCACTATCGGGAGGAGTGACGACTAA
- a CDS encoding ParB/RepB/Spo0J family partition protein, with protein MIKRGLGRGLDALIPGALAEPVGTAAEIDVFRISPNPFQPRRDFSGREFDELVASVRRHGVLQPVMVRPKDTGYELVAGERRWRAAKDAGLVTIPAVVKSVADREMLEIALIENLKRTDLNPIERALAYRRLSDDFQLTQDQVAEAVGSSRPAIANTLRLLDLPSEVQLSLTTGRISEGHGRALLMAPDQKALLELWKLVEEKALSVRETEALVQARVRRVSRETTVRRGRRRDPQIVDLETQLRERYTTTVAIRGKGSLGIIELRYFSNQDLERLIDLLLR; from the coding sequence ATGATCAAGCGTGGTCTCGGACGGGGGCTCGACGCGCTGATTCCCGGCGCACTGGCGGAACCGGTCGGCACCGCCGCAGAGATCGACGTGTTCCGCATCTCCCCGAATCCGTTCCAGCCGCGCCGGGACTTTTCTGGCCGGGAGTTTGACGAGCTCGTGGCATCGGTACGCCGGCACGGCGTGCTCCAGCCGGTCATGGTGCGGCCCAAAGACACCGGGTATGAGTTGGTGGCCGGCGAGCGTCGTTGGCGCGCCGCGAAGGACGCAGGCCTCGTCACTATCCCTGCCGTCGTCAAGAGCGTGGCCGACCGCGAGATGCTCGAAATCGCGTTGATCGAAAATCTGAAGCGCACCGATCTCAACCCCATCGAGCGCGCGTTGGCGTACCGGCGGCTGTCGGATGACTTCCAGCTCACGCAGGACCAGGTTGCTGAAGCCGTCGGCTCAAGCCGTCCCGCGATCGCCAACACGCTTCGGCTGCTTGACCTCCCGTCCGAGGTCCAGTTGTCGCTCACAACTGGCCGGATCAGCGAGGGACATGGCAGGGCGCTTCTCATGGCGCCCGACCAGAAAGCCCTGCTAGAACTCTGGAAGCTGGTGGAGGAAAAGGCGCTCTCGGTCAGGGAGACAGAGGCGCTCGTCCAGGCGCGCGTCCGCCGCGTTTCACGTGAAACAACTGTCAGGCGCGGACGGCGGCGAGATCCTCAGATCGTTGACCTCGAAACCCAGCTGCGCGAGCGGTACACCACCACGGTGGCGATCCGCGGGAAGGGCTCCCTCGGCATCATCGAGCTCCGCTACTTTTCCAACCAGGATCTCGAGCGCCTGATCGACCTGCTCCTTCGCTAA
- a CDS encoding PLP-dependent aminotransferase family protein codes for MMAHESLALNRESETPLYRQLHAGIASMIRSGQIGTGERLPSVRQLARRLDVSLITVVQAYQVLAADGLVQATVGRGTYAGGPQTAAQTSAVSRETAHTLDGTEWQSSVPIHMRSPRVTAMEALLRPVVRSSVIALAGGIPDPTLFPVRALGRMWHRALAVEDPKFLQYGSPQGDLSLRGWIAEYCGATGITARPDDVLITSGSQQAIDLVARTLLAPGDHVLVESPTFPTALDVFEGRGVNLVGVPVDSDGMRVEMAAALVERYRPRLIYTIPTAQNPTGAVMSDDRRRRLAALARQHNLIVLEDDICSEFSYDGDAPSAVKAYDSGGHVMFVRSFSKTVIPGLRVGCVVAHGPLMARLIEAKLVMDRFTSPLIQRTLWRYLSSKQYARDLRIARETYRRRRDTVLRMLEASMPAGVTWSRPAAGFNLWVTLPPEIPAREAFNESLKEGVACGLGDLFLPHTPPPSGLRLSFADKPEELLAEGVRRLSAAMRRLLATRARQATEQPEYVTSV; via the coding sequence ATGATGGCGCACGAATCCCTCGCGTTAAACCGGGAATCAGAGACGCCTCTGTACCGGCAACTCCACGCGGGCATCGCCTCGATGATTCGATCTGGACAGATCGGCACGGGCGAGCGGCTCCCGTCCGTGCGCCAACTCGCACGGAGGCTCGACGTAAGCCTCATCACCGTCGTCCAGGCGTACCAGGTGCTGGCAGCGGATGGACTCGTCCAGGCCACGGTCGGCCGTGGAACGTATGCGGGGGGACCGCAGACAGCGGCCCAGACATCCGCTGTTTCACGTGAAACAGCCCACACCCTCGATGGGACCGAGTGGCAGTCGTCCGTACCGATACACATGCGGTCTCCGCGGGTAACGGCGATGGAGGCGCTCCTTAGGCCTGTGGTTCGGTCGAGCGTGATCGCACTGGCTGGCGGCATCCCGGATCCGACACTATTTCCGGTACGGGCGCTCGGCAGGATGTGGCACCGTGCGCTTGCGGTCGAAGATCCAAAATTCCTGCAGTACGGATCTCCCCAGGGAGATCTGAGCCTGAGAGGGTGGATCGCCGAGTATTGCGGCGCCACCGGCATCACGGCGAGGCCGGACGATGTGCTGATCACGTCCGGATCCCAGCAGGCGATCGACCTCGTGGCCAGAACGCTCCTCGCGCCCGGAGATCACGTCCTCGTCGAGAGCCCCACGTTCCCGACGGCCCTGGACGTGTTCGAAGGCCGCGGGGTCAACCTTGTCGGCGTGCCCGTCGATTCAGACGGGATGCGGGTCGAGATGGCGGCGGCACTCGTCGAACGCTACCGGCCGCGTCTTATCTACACGATCCCTACCGCGCAGAATCCTACGGGTGCGGTCATGAGCGATGACAGGCGGCGTCGGCTGGCCGCGCTCGCCAGGCAGCATAATCTTATCGTGCTGGAAGATGACATCTGCAGCGAGTTCTCCTACGACGGGGATGCCCCGTCCGCGGTCAAAGCCTACGACTCGGGTGGGCACGTGATGTTCGTCAGGAGCTTCTCGAAGACGGTCATTCCTGGGCTCCGGGTCGGATGCGTGGTCGCCCATGGTCCACTCATGGCACGCCTGATCGAGGCGAAGTTGGTCATGGACCGGTTCACGTCGCCGCTGATCCAGCGGACGTTGTGGCGTTACCTGTCATCCAAGCAGTACGCTCGGGATCTTCGAATAGCCAGAGAGACTTACCGCCGACGGAGGGATACGGTGCTGCGAATGCTCGAGGCGTCGATGCCGGCGGGCGTTACCTGGAGCCGCCCCGCGGCCGGCTTCAACCTGTGGGTTACGCTGCCCCCCGAGATTCCGGCAAGGGAGGCGTTCAACGAATCCCTCAAAGAAGGCGTCGCGTGCGGACTCGGAGATCTCTTCCTGCCGCACACGCCGCCCCCGTCCGGGCTGCGCCTGTCATTTGCAGACAAACCGGAGGAGCTACTGGCAGAGGGTGTGCGCCGCCTGTCGGCAGCGATGAGACGGCTCCTCGCAACCCGCGCCAGGCAGGCGACCGAGCAACCTGAGTACGTGACCAGCGTTTAG
- a CDS encoding HD domain-containing protein has translation MTRGEAWALLVAETPSVNLQKHMLAVEAVMRAYARRFGEDEETWGLVGLLHDLDYEKHPSQDAGHPFAGVELLRERGLPEPLCRAILSHADYSGVPRESEMEKALFAADELSGFVIAVALVRPSRAIGDVDVPAVLKKMRDKAFARAVRRNDITAGASGLGVPLEEHIGVVIEALKGIAPQLGLEGSRAGTAAGK, from the coding sequence TTGACGCGAGGCGAAGCATGGGCGCTCCTGGTGGCCGAGACGCCATCGGTGAATCTCCAGAAGCACATGCTGGCAGTTGAGGCTGTAATGCGGGCCTACGCCCGCCGGTTCGGCGAGGACGAGGAAACATGGGGGCTCGTCGGGTTGCTGCACGATCTCGACTACGAAAAGCACCCGTCGCAGGACGCCGGGCATCCCTTCGCCGGGGTCGAGCTCCTGCGAGAGCGGGGATTGCCGGAGCCGCTGTGTCGGGCGATCCTGTCGCATGCCGACTACAGCGGCGTGCCGCGCGAGAGCGAGATGGAGAAGGCGCTGTTCGCCGCCGACGAGTTGTCCGGTTTCGTCATCGCCGTGGCGCTCGTCCGGCCGTCGCGCGCGATCGGGGATGTGGACGTACCCGCCGTGCTCAAGAAGATGAGGGATAAAGCGTTCGCGCGGGCGGTGCGGCGTAACGACATCACCGCGGGCGCGAGCGGGCTCGGCGTTCCGCTCGAGGAGCACATCGGCGTCGTGATCGAGGCGCTTAAGGGCATCGCGCCGCAGTTGGGTTTGGAAGGCAGCCGCGCCGGTACCGCGGCCGGAAAGTAG